One part of the Rutidosis leptorrhynchoides isolate AG116_Rl617_1_P2 chromosome 1, CSIRO_AGI_Rlap_v1, whole genome shotgun sequence genome encodes these proteins:
- the LOC139868871 gene encoding glycine-rich RNA-binding protein 2, mitochondrial-like has translation MAFYNRIGSLMRGSFSQNVVSSGNVTGSSMFNTIRCMSSKLFIGGLSYQTDDHSLKEAFSGFGDVIEARVVNDRETGRSRGFGFVNYSSDDSANDAMKAMDGQELNGRNIRVSLANERPPRTGGFGGGGGYNRNFGDAGNDRY, from the exons ATGGCTTTCTACAATAGAATTGGTAGTCTCATGAGGGGAAGTTTTTCCCAGAATGTTGTATCGAGTGGGAATGTAACAGGATCATCGATGTTCAACACGATTCGTTGCATGTCTTCTAAGCTTTTTATTGGTG GTCTTTCTTATCAGACCGATGATCACTCGTTGAAGGAAGCATTTTCTGGATTTGGTGATGTTATTGAAG CAAGAGTCGTTAATGATAGAGAAACAGGAAGGTCAAGGGGATTCGGTTTTGTCAACTATTCCAGCGATGACTCAGCCAACGATGCAATGAAAGCCATGGATGGACAG GAACTAAATGGTCGAAACATTCGTGTTAGTCTTGCCAATGAGCGTCCTCCCAGGACAGGTGGTTTTGGCGGTGGCGGTGGCTATAATCGTAACTTTGGTGATGCTGGAAATGATCGATACTAA